TTCTTTCACAGGGTTTTGGAATGTCCGAGCTGGAAGGGCCCCGGGAGTTCAGCCAGCCCAGCCCCTTGGTGCACGGACAGGGGACAGGCCCACAAAGCTTACTTCTCCTCTGGGCCTAGTCACCGCTTCGGTAGACCCAGGCCTAGAACTTGGGCTGCCTAAGGCCATAGAACTCCATCTAGCTCCTCAACTGTCATAGACTAGGGAGGGATAGACACTTCCGACCTTCTTATTAGCCTTCCTTCACAAGTGCCAAGAATGGAGCTCAGAGAGGCCGAGATACTTGaccaaagacacacagctaggGATAAAATCGTTGTAATCTAGGTCTCTTGGAGGCTCAACCCCTATTTCTTCGGGGAGGCCGTGTAGAAAGAAGTTGAAAGTGTCATCCCAGCACACCCCTGAAAACTTGCCATTTCTTGAGGAAAGAAgcctaaatatttgaaataacaacgtggatggagttTAGTGATGTGGGGGAGCCCCCGGAGGGCTGAGGACTGGGTGATATGTGCTGACCCTGGTGGTGGGCGGACCTTGACTGGCATTCCAGTGAATGGCCAGAAGCCCAGAGGCGGGCTGAGCTTGGCACATTGAACATCAGGCTGTGGTGGCGCCCCTACCCTTCGCTGTGCGTCCTGCCAGCCCAGTGCCCGCCGGAGCAGAGAGCGGCACTGCAGAAAGGGGCCCAAATCATAAATGTGCAGATAACGCACTCACAAGCCGAACACGCGTGTAACCAGCAACCcgatcaagaaacagaataggACCAGTGCTCAGAcacctacctcccaccccccccccccccccccccccccccaggccaccTTCCAGTCTTACTCTGGGAGACTTGTCCTTGGTTACTGAGGGGGTCCAGAGGGCCATGGGGAAAACGACTCGCAAAGCTCTGCTCCCTGACTTGCTAGGTGAATGGCCTTACACAGGTCACAGCCCCTTCCTGGTctgccctggggcggggggggggggggtcgtgcACTTGTAGGAGCCTTGGTGATCTTGACGGAGAGGGTCCAGAGGGCTTTGTTGCTGTCAGCAAGTCAGAGAAGGGCTCCCAGGAGGACAGGGAAGGTGTGGTCACTGAGGAAAAGCCAACCCCTTTCACAGACGCTGCCCCTGGAAGGGCCAGGCTGCAAAATCTGGATTTTCTGACTCttctctgaccccctcccccgctggctccCCAACAGGGCAGCTTAGGGGGCCGGGGCCCCCACGGTCGACCTGGCCAGACCCAGGACAGCTGTAGAGTGGTGCACGCACACACCCTTTCGTCCCACCCTCCCTGCCGCCCCGTCCCCTCGCTCACCGCCACGTCTCCTTCACAGTGGAAGAAGCATTGGTTTGTGCTGACAGATTCAAGCCTTAAGTACTACAGGGACTCCACCGCAGAGGAGGTGAGACAAAGTGGGGAGGCTCCCTGCCGCCAtcaggtgctggggaggggggtgtcccCGGGAGGGGCTTGGGGGGCCTAGGTGGGGAAAGTGGAAATCGTGGACCGTCGTGGCCTTCCCGCGGCAGGCAGACGAGCTGGATGGCGAGATCGACCTGCGCTCCTGCACGGATGTCACCGAGTACGCGGTGCAGCGCAACTATGGCTTCCAGATCCACGTGAGACTctgtgcgggggcgggggggggggcctgatCGGGGGTGATGGGCTTCCCTCGTTCACCTAGAGCCCCTGTCCTCAGAGCCAGTCAGAAGCTCTGCCGCCGGCACTTTGCGTGTCGGGGGAGACCCCGGCTGTCACTGGGGCTGAATGTTGGGGAGACCTTGGAGCCAGCTGGCGGAGGGGAGCTCATCCCCAGGCGCAGGACCTCAGATGCCCTCCTGCGGGGGACGGGCCACCCTCCCTGGGGGTGCACGGTGGCGAGGGAGCGGTGGGGCTGGCCGTGTGGCAACCTGCCCGTGGGGTGGACTTGCAGACCAAGGATGCTGTCTACACCTTGTCGGCCATGACCTCGGGTATCCGGCGAAACTGGATCGAGGCTCTGAGGAAGACCGTGCGGCCAACCTCCGCCCCGGATGTCACCAAGTATGTGCCGAGCTGGAGCGGGACCTTGAGGGAGGCGCTTCCTCCCGCTTCCCTGAGTGGGGTTCTGGCACATGCCAGAGGGCCCCGCGGCTGTGCctcccgggcctcagtttctccatcaacAAAATGGAGAGAGGGCAGTGAGCGTTCTTGGCACCCCCCTGAAGATACTTTGAGGTTTGACTGCCATGCCTTTATATTCTGCGACAGCCTCAAAGGTGGGAAGGGGCTTTGACTCTTTGGAGAAGATGCCAGTGAGTCAAagacacccccctccctcccccccgccccccaccactaGGTGGCTGATTGTCTATGCACCGTGGGAGCTGCGTCTAAGCCAGTTAGGCAGAGGGTGTCTGGATGGGGAGCTCTCACTCTCTGGAGGTGACTAGAGGGTAGGAGGGCTGAGTAAGCTGGTGGCAGAACCCGCACACAGTGTGAACCCTAGCCGCCTGTGCGGGGGGCGGGGAATTGCAGCTGTGGGACAGCAGGAGCAGAGTATTGTATCGGGAGGCCCCCGGCACGAGCCCCCCGACCTGGCCATACCTCGGCTATTCGGCGTCCGGCCAGTGACTTACTTGTCTGAGTTTTACATTCCGTATCTGTCACGCTGAGTGCGGCCCCTCCTTCACGTGAGGGATGTGCCCAGGAGCCCTCTGTAGACTCTGCAGGTCTACGCAGCCCGACCGTTACTTAGTCTGTAGTctcagctgctgtaacaaagaagCCCCGAACACAGTGGCATAAATAAGGGcgagatttctttctctctccagaacAATCCAGAGGTGTGCCCTCCAGGCCTGGTGGGGCAGCTCCGTGGCCCACGACTCCCGCCTTTGGCTCTGTCCTCACGGAGTCCCAgccaggggccaggccagggcacGTTTGGTCCTGGAAAGGGTGCCGCCTCTCACAGCACTGGGCAGAATGTAGTCACGTGGCCCCACAGCTGCACGGGACGCCGGGAGGCGTAGTTTTTGCCTGGGCAAGTAACGGAAGAAGGGGCCGACtgccgccgttcatgctctgtgcaCCCAGAGGTCACTGTTCACCCCCTCAACCGTGACCGTGGGCATCTTCCCCTTTCCACTGTGAGCCTCTTGAACCCAGGACCCTGCCCCAAACCGCACCTTCGTAATAACACTTTGATCAGCCTTGGCAAAGGGCTCGCGGTCGCTTTAGGCACATTCACTTGCCTAGTGCTCACGCCCATCCTGTGAGGGGCACCGTTGTCCCATGTTACAGATGCGGTCACCGAGGGTCAAGGAGGGAAGCCAGCTCTCCTGGTCCCTCTGCTGCTAAGCGTTGGAGCTGGGATGGTTCCCAGGGTCCTTTAATGATGAATCTCTAGTTGTAACCTCTAGGTTGGGTTGCTTCCCCCACCGGGGTCTGTCCCCGGGCCCTGGCACAGGGGTGGCGCTCCAGAAGCGCAGGCTTGGGGGCTGAGCGTCACACATCCCTCCTGACGGGGCTCTGCTGGCACCCTAGGCTCTCGGACTGCAATAAGGAGAACACGCCGCACAGCACCCAGAAGGGCTCCCTGAAGGCGGGGGAGCAGCGGGTGGGCTCTGAGGTCATCGGTCGGGGCGGCCCGCGGAAGGCAGACGGGCAGCGGCAGTCCCTGGACTACGTGGAGCTCTCCCCGCTGACTCAGGGCTCCCCGCAGCGGGCCCGCACCCCGGCCCGCGCTCCCGACCGCCCGGCCAAGCAGGAGGAGCTGGAGCGGGACCTGGCGCAGCGCTCCGAGGAGCGTCGCAAGTGGTTTGAGGCCACGGACGGCAGGCCTGTGGAGACGCCGGCCGGCGAGGCGCCGCGCCGGGGCCCGGGGGCCCCCCTGACCGAGGACCAGCAGAGCCGCCTCAGTGAGGAGATTGAGAAGAAGTGGCAGGAGCTGGAGAAGCTGCCCCTGCGGGAGAACAAGCGGGTGCCTCTCACCGCCCTGCTCAACCAAAGCCGCGGGGAGCGCCGCGGGCCCCCGCGTGACAGCCACGAGGCGCTGGAGAAGGAGGTAGGCATCCCGGCCGGCCTCGGGGAGCCCCCTCGCCCCACCGGCGCCCCGCCTGTCCCTGCCGTCGCGCTGTGGCGTTTATCTTGCATTCCTAAAGTGACGGGAAGCTCACCCCTGATTCACCGTGTGGTGCCCCAGACTCCCGTGAACCAGACTCTTGCTTCCTGGACCTCGGTGTTTTCtcgttttggggtgttttttttttttttttttttttttcctccttagttTTGTCCTCCGCAaccaaagagaaggggagaggagggagagagcactTATTAGGCATCTTCTGAATACCTCGTCCTAGGCCTCCTTTACCTACATTGGCTCATGTAACCCTCCCAAGCGGTCGCGTGGTCCCAGAGGGTAGACCTTGTCCTGATTGTCCTggcgggaaactgaggctcagacgtTTCCCTGCCGCCTGCAGGGGTAAATATCTGTGATCACAGTGTCCTGCTCCCAACCCCGTTTAGTCTTCTCTGGGACAGAGTTCTCCTGGGTCACTGACCTGGCCATCCAGGAAAGTGCTGGAATGTCCCCTTGGCCTGCATTTCGGCCGCAGGCCACCTCCCTTTCCCAGACCCAAAGCTCCTCACTGCCTGCCACCAGACCCTTGCCGGCTTCCAGGTTCCCGCTGACCTCGCCTCCTCCCCCTGTAGGTCCAGTGTCTCCGCGCCCAGCTGGAGGCATGGCGCCTTCAAGGAGAGGCCCCTCAGAGTGCACCCAGGCCCCAGGAGGACAGCCATATCCCCCCGGGCTACATCTCGCAGGTGAGGCCGGGGGGCTGTTTCGTGGGGGGCTCGGGGCAGGTTTCTGGTTGCCGTGGCTTCAGAGAACAGCTAACGTTCTGGGAGCGTAGCGGAACCCGTGCGAGGCATTTCATATGCGTCCTCGTATGTCACGTACCCAGCGGGTAGACGTGATCACTGTGCCCGTTTTACAGACAAGCCACTGAGCTATGAGAGGTTATGGGACTTGCCCGAGGTCAACTGAGCTGCAGATGTCAGAGGTGGGATTTGAGTTCGGTTCCGGCTGACTGCAGAGCCTGTGTGTGAGCCCCCATGTGACATTTTGCACGTGGACCCCTTCTCCCACACCACCCTGGGGAAGGAGGGCCAGTGGGGAATGGGATCCCCAACGGGCAGGCCCCCGGGGTCACTCCCTAAGCACAGAGAAATCCTGCCCGTGTTTACCAGGCCAAGGCCCGCGGGATGTGGGACCCTCCAGTGGCCCCCAGGGGACACTCCGTCTGCCTGGGACAGTGGTCTGGTAACCGTTTGACAGAAAAACCCATGTGTatgtaaacacatacacactaaCGTACGTTTCCCATAAATTTTACTGATCGAAAGGATGTGTAGGACACAGTGTACAAGtacaaaatatataacttttattgtGAATTCCACATATATAGCACATTGCCTTTTCTCGGAATTGACTGTGACTTTCATTGGTTTTTCCGAACGCTTGTATGCACAGCTAACTGACAAGCGAGTGTCGTTCTGCCGTGCGTGTCGGTTGACAGCTTGGTTTGTGTTCACgagtaaaacaaaaagacatctgTCAAAACTCTAGTTGATCAACGTCACTTGCAGCTTCTTGGCCGAATTGGAGAATAGTTTCCTTTTGAGAATATTCCATTTAGAGTTATTTTCTCAGGTCCGTGTTCTAGTGACAATGTGATGGTCGTAGATGTGGCACGCTGGGAAGTTGAATCTGCATTGTTAGCGTTTTCTCATCCCTCGCTTAAGTCAGCAAAACACTAAATCAAGCCCTGACGTGCAATGCTCACCAATTtccgtggtgtaaatactcccactgtGGCTGATGTCCCTGAACACCGAATCGGGAAGATACACGTGCACAGAATTATAGAGCGTTTCCACCATACAAGATACAGAAGATGTAAATAAACTCAAGAGCACaggaacacctggctggctcagtcggtggagcgcgggactcttgacctcggggtcttgggttcgagccccacgttgggtgtagagattacttaaaaataaaatctttaaaaacaaagaaaaaaaacctcaagagcataaacaataataaaatgcagtgaaataattaggaagtgatgaATGAGTATCACCTTTGTTTTTAACGTAGTTGATTGTAAACGTATatactttaacttttaaaatggctGCGCTTAATCGTGTCACAGAATTGCAAAATATATGACCATCAGCTGTCGGCCGTCAGCCCGCCATTGCCTAAAGTAGAAAAGAGTGCTGGGATCCTAGGCTCTGTGTGGGCGGGGCCTTCTAGAAGCTCCAGGGTTGGAGGTCGATGTGCGGGGCTCTCAGGCAGGcttccggggggggggcgggcattGAGCAGAGCActggtttggggtgggggcacGGGCTGGGGCCAGAGGTGGAGGGCCGGTGGGTGTCTACAGTGGAGACCTCCAGCAAGCCAAGGAGTTGGGAGCTCATTCCGCAGACCTGAGGAGATTTGGGGTCTGACAATGACGTGGGGAAAGTGgtgttggggtggaggggggcttGGGAGGGCACAGGGCCAGCGTCAGGAGCTAGGACGGTGACCTAAGGAGAGAGGGCTGTAGGAGGGTGTGTGGAGAGGAGAGGTTAGGACTGGGTGACTGGGCCCAAAGCAGATAGAGGAGAGCCCCTAGGGGCCCTGAGTCTGGGCGGCTGTGCGAGGCCAGGGAGCCGTCTGGAGCTGAGTGGTGGGTGAAGCATTCAACTGAAGGGAGACCCGGACCAAGGGGAGTTAGgacctgagtaggggagggggcgtGACTTTGGGGTCACCTGACATAGGGAGGGGTGTGATGAGGGAGGGACCAGTGTTGTTAAAGGCTCTCTAGAGGTCAGAGGACAGAGTGGGTGGGGCGTCTTCAGGCTGGGTGTGGCTTAACCCCACAGCCTGAGGCAGCTGGGACACCCTCAGAGACCCCCACCCAGAGGGCCTCAGACTGTACTTGGAGCCCTTCGACGCCCCAGGGGCTACCTTTCTGGGTGGGTCCATTCATAGCCAGGGGTATCCGAGCAGCCTCTTCGATTTTACTCTTAGAACCTGCATTAGATTTCCTTTGGGGAAAGATTTCTGTCCCTCAAGTGAAGTTCGAAAAGCACTGCTCTGACTTCTCAGCTTCTcaatggggaaaccgaggcccagagaggcggTGAGACCTTCAAGCGGGAGGCAGACCTGTGTCTGCATCCCAGGCTTCCTGGTCCCCGTGGGGCCATTGGACACCACAAAGGCTGTCGGTGTTTTCATCCTGTTAGGTTGGGATGGGAATGGTACAGACGGAATCGGGGGAGGTGAGAAGGGAATGATAAGGAAACAAGCCAAAGacgggagtggaggaggggccccAGATGTGGAGGGTGCCAGACCAGAGGAGCTGAGCTATCTGTGTCCCCTCGCCAGCCCAGGAGGAGGTGGCTGGGGATtcagcagaccctggagagcGGACGGCTGGGGAGAGATTCCCCAGCCTGGTATCTTCGTCCTGGAATCTTTTAGCTTGTGGGGCTTCCATAGACagcagctgggtggggggggggggggggggggtttgggggcTCCCCCCCCGGGGGTTTTGGTGCCTCCTTTGCCCCCCTCCAgcctaatgggggggggggggggggggttacagGCATTTCTTCATCTACTTTGATCCCTGTCAGAGGTGGCTGCCGGCCTTCGGGAAGATATGTCAGAGAGAATAGCACTTGGCCTTCTAGGAGCCCCTCCTCCTGGTCTCGGTCCTGCCTCTGACCCCCTATTAACTGCCGGGTCCGCCTGCCTGATCTGGCCCTTTAAGAACATCAGTCCCCACCCCCTGTGCTGCTCCCATCTCTGTAGGTGGGTTTATCTTAGGGACCCTCATGAGTTGGCCTTATGggtcttttatagatgaggacactgaggctcagagtggggaaggggctcgTTCAAGTTCACTCCGGTACAGCGAGGCTCTGGACCCAGTGTGTGGAACTCCAAAGCTATATTCTGTTGTTGTCACTGGAGGGACACGGAGGACACATGCAGAGGGACAGAtgttccctgccccccactcagAACACCTGGACCCAGGAGGCCTGGCCCTTATAGCCCTCTGGTGTGGCTGCTGGACAGGTGGAGGTCGGTCCCCACCCACCGTGCCCTATGGtatcgggtggggggggggggtggagtatACTGTCGCATCTGGCCCTCTGCTTCGATTTCTTCTTGGGGCTCTTGCCCTTCCCTTTTGAATGATCTTAAATTCAAATACATAagaaatatgtttacattttcg
The sequence above is drawn from the Panthera uncia isolate 11264 unplaced genomic scaffold, Puncia_PCG_1.0 HiC_scaffold_599, whole genome shotgun sequence genome and encodes:
- the LOC125918257 gene encoding TRIO and F-actin-binding protein-like isoform X1, coding for MSILDEPGEGSLGGRGPHGRPGQTQDSCRVVHAHTLSSHPPCRPVPSLTATSPSQWKKHWFVLTDSSLKYYRDSTAEEADELDGEIDLRSCTDVTEYAVQRNYGFQIHTKDAVYTLSAMTSGIRRNWIEALRKTVRPTSAPDVTKLSDCNKENTPHSTQKGSLKAGEQRVGSEVIGRGGPRKADGQRQSLDYVELSPLTQGSPQRARTPARAPDRPAKQEELERDLAQRSEERRKWFEATDGRPVETPAGEAPRRGPGAPLTEDQQSRLSEEIEKKWQELEKLPLRENKRVPLTALLNQSRGERRGPPRDSHEALEKEVQCLRAQLEAWRLQGEAPQSAPRPQEDSHIPPGYISQEACERSLAEMESSHQQVMEELQRHHERELQRLQQEKEWLLAEETAATASAIEAMKKAYQEELSRELSKTRSLQQGPDGLRKQHQSDVAALKRELQVLSEQYSQKCLEIGALTRQAEEREHTLRRCQQEGQELLRHNQELHARLSEEIDRLRGFIASQGTSDGCGRSSERSSCELEVLLRVKENELQYLKKEVQCLRDELQMLQKDKERFASGKYQDVYVELNHIKTRSEREIEQLKEHLRLAMAALREKESMRNSLAE
- the LOC125918257 gene encoding TRIO and F-actin-binding protein-like isoform X2, with amino-acid sequence MSILDEPGEWKKHWFVLTDSSLKYYRDSTAEEADELDGEIDLRSCTDVTEYAVQRNYGFQIHTKDAVYTLSAMTSGIRRNWIEALRKTVRPTSAPDVTKLSDCNKENTPHSTQKGSLKAGEQRVGSEVIGRGGPRKADGQRQSLDYVELSPLTQGSPQRARTPARAPDRPAKQEELERDLAQRSEERRKWFEATDGRPVETPAGEAPRRGPGAPLTEDQQSRLSEEIEKKWQELEKLPLRENKRVPLTALLNQSRGERRGPPRDSHEALEKEVQCLRAQLEAWRLQGEAPQSAPRPQEDSHIPPGYISQEACERSLAEMESSHQQVMEELQRHHERELQRLQQEKEWLLAEETAATASAIEAMKKAYQEELSRELSKTRSLQQGPDGLRKQHQSDVAALKRELQVLSEQYSQKCLEIGALTRQAEEREHTLRRCQQEGQELLRHNQELHARLSEEIDRLRGFIASQGTSDGCGRSSERSSCELEVLLRVKENELQYLKKEVQCLRDELQMLQKDKERFASGKYQDVYVELNHIKTRSEREIEQLKEHLRLAMAALREKESMRNSLAE